From the genome of Geobacter sp. SVR, one region includes:
- a CDS encoding ABC transporter substrate-binding protein, translating into MKKLATIVMTALLAGVMAKAALAGDTLADVKKKGVLVAGVKDSLPPFGYIDEKSRQIVGYDIDFINAIAKKLGVKVELKPVTSASRMPQLQEGHIDIIAATMTKNPERAKQIDFSHTYFFTGQKFITKKGTVHSLKDLDGKKIGTAKGSTSEQNVKKAIPTATVLAFDDYPQAFLALQQGKVAGVTTDEAILAGILAKAPNKAQFEIPNVQISDEPYGLGMRKGDKNFVDFVNKTILEMEKSGEAKKIFEKWFGPGTQFHLQRNFKITADK; encoded by the coding sequence ATGAAGAAACTGGCAACAATTGTAATGACCGCGCTGCTGGCGGGGGTGATGGCCAAGGCCGCTCTGGCCGGGGATACTCTGGCCGATGTGAAGAAGAAGGGTGTGCTGGTGGCTGGCGTGAAGGACTCGCTGCCCCCGTTCGGCTACATCGATGAGAAGAGCCGCCAGATCGTTGGCTATGACATCGATTTCATCAATGCCATTGCCAAGAAGCTGGGTGTCAAGGTCGAACTGAAGCCGGTCACCTCGGCCAGCCGCATGCCGCAGCTCCAGGAAGGGCACATCGATATCATTGCCGCCACCATGACCAAGAACCCTGAGCGGGCCAAGCAGATCGACTTCAGCCATACCTACTTCTTCACCGGCCAGAAGTTCATCACCAAAAAGGGCACCGTGCACAGCCTGAAAGACCTGGACGGCAAGAAGATCGGCACTGCCAAGGGTTCCACCTCGGAGCAGAACGTGAAAAAGGCCATCCCCACCGCCACCGTGCTCGCCTTTGACGACTATCCCCAGGCTTTCCTGGCCCTGCAGCAGGGTAAGGTGGCCGGCGTGACCACCGACGAGGCCATTCTGGCCGGCATTCTGGCCAAAGCCCCCAACAAGGCTCAGTTCGAGATCCCCAATGTCCAGATCTCCGACGAGCCCTACGGCCTCGGCATGCGCAAAGGCGACAAGAACTTCGTCGATTTCGTGAACAAGACCATTCTGGAAATGGAGAAATCCGGGGAAGCCAAGAAGATCTTCGAGAAGTGGTTCGGCCCCGGCACTCAGTTCCACCTCCAGCGTAACTTCAAAATCACTGCCGACAAATAA
- a CDS encoding NACHT domain-containing NTPase → MIKELLIKNLVSSALKVSIKILKEIGAKLLSSPEDIEQSISQHLSGVCTWAREIIFNDLKSAKRTDQVFIELDLFVYPRRLITSAATKIDKIPLLEIFNDTEHHFVILGQPGAGKTTSMKQICNKMFFDEYFQYDRFSFPVLLKLRSLNGYKDESRGPVIDAIYRILGLHVDHDSFTGSKSTLIWNHRKHLVNVLDSLKVLLILDGFDELTNNIRDQVVEDIRYLSEHLQIATMVVTSRTADFGYSINGATVFEICPMSDDQIQAFSEKWFLDEIIALDFLSQIRLSPYVDTSIRPLTLAHLCAIYEREGNIPEKPKTVYKKIINLLLEEWDQQRSVKRTSKYGNFERDRKCDFLAGLSYFLTLNSYGSVFSTNDISIAYNELAPDYGLKHNEGTQVVAELESHTGLLLQAGYQSFEFAHKSIQEYLAADHLIRLPKIPESESALMKLPNELAIAVAISSTPSAYFFELIVNRLLKLKLSEQYVKSFTSRLILEKPDFNYSTDLGLALIYLYTLYVKNNIIYNHQLSLFNYDSIILEYDNLMAIAVPQTSFDLISKNYSSGHKYPIQEGTDHIVTYHRVSKPIKPSNVFEKKLYKFPELLYIRESMLNNIPF, encoded by the coding sequence ATGATTAAAGAATTGCTTATAAAGAACTTGGTTTCTTCCGCATTAAAAGTATCCATAAAAATTTTGAAAGAAATTGGAGCTAAGCTACTTTCATCACCAGAAGATATTGAACAATCAATTTCACAACATTTATCAGGTGTATGCACATGGGCTAGAGAAATAATATTTAATGATTTAAAATCTGCAAAAAGAACAGATCAGGTTTTCATTGAACTAGATCTGTTTGTGTATCCACGTCGGTTAATAACCTCTGCTGCTACTAAAATAGACAAAATTCCACTACTCGAAATATTCAATGATACTGAACATCATTTTGTGATTCTAGGGCAACCTGGAGCTGGCAAAACAACATCAATGAAACAGATCTGTAATAAGATGTTCTTCGATGAATATTTTCAGTATGATCGTTTTTCTTTCCCGGTATTACTAAAACTTAGGAGTCTTAACGGATACAAAGATGAGTCACGCGGCCCTGTGATAGATGCCATTTACCGGATCTTGGGCCTTCATGTAGACCATGACAGCTTCACAGGCAGTAAATCCACTCTCATATGGAATCATAGGAAGCATCTTGTCAATGTACTAGATTCACTTAAAGTTCTACTAATTCTTGACGGTTTTGACGAGTTAACTAACAATATTAGAGACCAAGTGGTGGAAGATATAAGGTACCTGTCGGAACACTTACAAATTGCAACTATGGTTGTAACCTCTAGAACCGCAGATTTTGGGTACTCAATCAATGGCGCCACTGTATTTGAGATTTGCCCTATGTCTGATGATCAAATACAGGCCTTTTCAGAAAAATGGTTTCTTGATGAAATAATTGCACTTGATTTCTTATCGCAGATAAGGTTGTCACCATATGTTGACACTAGTATACGACCTCTAACGTTAGCACATTTGTGTGCCATATATGAGCGAGAAGGTAACATTCCAGAGAAACCAAAGACTGTCTATAAAAAGATAATTAATCTGCTATTAGAGGAGTGGGATCAACAACGTTCTGTTAAAAGAACTTCAAAATATGGTAATTTTGAAAGAGATAGGAAATGCGATTTTTTGGCTGGTTTATCCTATTTTTTGACATTAAATTCATATGGATCTGTCTTTTCTACTAATGATATCAGTATTGCGTATAATGAATTAGCTCCAGACTACGGATTAAAACATAACGAAGGAACTCAAGTAGTAGCTGAACTAGAATCTCATACAGGGTTGTTGTTGCAGGCTGGCTATCAGAGTTTCGAGTTTGCGCATAAGTCGATACAAGAATATCTTGCCGCCGATCACCTGATCCGGCTCCCTAAAATTCCTGAGTCCGAGTCGGCGCTTATGAAGCTTCCAAACGAGCTTGCCATTGCCGTAGCTATATCATCCACACCAAGTGCCTATTTTTTCGAACTGATTGTAAACCGATTATTGAAACTTAAATTATCTGAGCAATATGTAAAATCATTCACTAGCCGGCTTATACTCGAAAAACCCGACTTTAACTACTCTACTGACCTCGGGCTTGCTTTGATATATCTCTATACCTTGTATGTAAAAAACAACATTATCTACAACCATCAACTCAGTCTATTTAATTATGATTCAATAATTTTAGAATATGATAATCTTATGGCAATCGCAGTCCCACAAACTTCTTTTGATTTAATATCAAAAAATTATTCTTCTGGACATAAATATCCGATCCAGGAAGGGACTGATCATATTGTCACATACCATCGTGTGAGCAAACCAATAAAACCATCTAACGTATTTGAAAAAAAACTGTATAAATTCCCAGAGTTGTTATACATACGTGAATCAATGCTAAATAATATTCCCTTTTAA
- a CDS encoding DUF1456 family protein, with protein sequence MTNNDILRRIRYALDISNPGMKAIFELAGHEIDQPTLLDLLKKDDEAGFQPCSPEVLGLFLDGLIVSRRGPRETGPSQTTRATGALTNNLILRKLRIALELKDEDMLAILKQGGFNVSKSELSALFRDRSHKNYKVCGDQLLRNFLKGLTVRHRQN encoded by the coding sequence GTGACCAATAACGACATCCTGCGCCGGATACGCTATGCCTTGGACATCAGCAATCCGGGCATGAAAGCGATCTTTGAACTGGCCGGACACGAGATCGACCAGCCGACGCTGCTCGACCTGCTGAAAAAAGATGACGAAGCGGGCTTTCAGCCATGCAGTCCGGAAGTGCTGGGCCTGTTTCTGGATGGCCTGATCGTTTCCCGGCGAGGCCCCCGGGAAACAGGACCCTCGCAGACAACCAGAGCGACCGGGGCCCTGACGAACAACCTCATTTTGAGGAAGCTGCGCATCGCCTTGGAGCTGAAGGACGAGGACATGCTGGCCATCCTGAAACAGGGGGGCTTCAACGTGTCGAAGTCAGAGCTGAGCGCTCTGTTCCGGGACCGGAGCCACAAGAATTACAAGGTTTGCGGCGATCAGTTGCTGCGAAACTTCCTGAAAGGGTTGACAGTCCGCCACCGCCAAAACTAG
- a CDS encoding NAD-glutamate dehydrogenase domain-containing protein yields the protein MALSGESCGHVERNRDWLLASMHPYFFVAMNDEPAALATLARELGSLKQNRRLILADREKSTILARINQPGSLYETLRTIQEQEISYAMIAHSEAPVPGMEQELEIQRFEFDRKSNRQINDAGTVSIPAGIRSRIVAALKESYPGFELRELDRLLRIIWLNNENYVRISPPRRVAQLLWLYHQGNANGGLYLDVEELDSEAGQGESRVLFAVANPPQQDFLLQVMEVFNRLDLGVRRAYCLTVSNGVHPYFLGTFYVKRRDQAALLKGSELFCRLQQELYNTQVLSTWSTTYREFVTTRVMSGEDASLINAMMAFCHTNLAHNHPDRFSREEVVNAFYLHPEIALELVRLFRVRFQPGPEEREALYGDVLATTTRAVEEYNTGHRYLDEIRRSIYRCALLFIRHTLKTNFFVPAKQALAFRLDPAYLTELGTEFTADLPPALPFRVTFFFGRFGCGYHVGFSDIARGGWRTIIARSRDDYTTSANTLFREVYVLANTQHLKNKDIYEGGSKMVVVLDASDLKERERDLETWRLYKLQYGFANAFLDLFVTSDGVASDPNVVDYYREDEPIEIGPDENMHDSMVETIARLSVKRGYLLGIGIISSKRVGINHKEYGVTSAGVTAFAEITMQAQGIDIRRDPFSVKFTGGPNGDVAGNGMRLLLERCPQVRFSLIVDGTAALVDPTGADHDELRRIVLKNDLDAFDPKRLNPGGFMLLRSGRRMEGLRELYRRVERTADGLKEEWISLDEFSRQYGELVFTVPADLFIPAGGRPETIDRDNWQQFFLPDGRPSSAVIVEGANSFITPEARCELQRRGVVIMRDASANKCGVISSSYEIIANLLLTEREFLDHKERYVADVLEILAKRAEDEARLILRRRREPDCTLLYTEISDAISQEINALYARLFKFFQGHPELCLQPLFRQAILNHLPRLLRETPAYRQRIKRLPAKYLFAILAAEIASSMVYQGNREDDFADLIKGHLRRNLA from the coding sequence ATGGCGTTGAGCGGCGAGAGCTGCGGGCATGTCGAGCGGAACCGCGACTGGCTCCTGGCCAGCATGCACCCCTATTTTTTCGTTGCCATGAACGACGAGCCGGCGGCCCTGGCGACCCTGGCCCGCGAACTGGGGAGCCTGAAGCAGAACCGCCGCCTGATCCTGGCGGACCGCGAGAAAAGCACCATCCTGGCTCGCATCAACCAGCCCGGCTCGCTCTACGAGACACTGCGCACGATTCAGGAGCAGGAGATCTCCTACGCCATGATCGCCCATTCCGAGGCACCGGTGCCCGGCATGGAGCAGGAACTGGAGATCCAGCGCTTCGAGTTCGACCGCAAGAGCAACCGGCAGATCAACGACGCCGGCACGGTGAGCATTCCGGCCGGTATCCGCAGCCGGATCGTGGCGGCCCTGAAAGAAAGCTACCCCGGCTTCGAGCTGCGGGAGCTGGACCGGCTGCTGCGCATCATCTGGCTCAACAACGAGAACTATGTCCGCATCTCGCCCCCCCGGCGGGTGGCCCAACTGCTCTGGCTGTACCATCAGGGCAACGCCAACGGCGGGCTCTACCTGGATGTGGAGGAGCTCGACAGTGAGGCGGGGCAGGGGGAGTCACGGGTGCTGTTCGCTGTGGCCAACCCTCCCCAGCAGGACTTCCTGCTGCAGGTGATGGAGGTCTTCAACCGCCTGGACCTTGGAGTTCGACGGGCCTACTGCCTGACCGTCTCCAACGGTGTTCACCCCTACTTCCTGGGCACCTTCTACGTCAAGAGACGCGATCAGGCCGCGCTGCTGAAGGGCTCGGAGCTGTTCTGCCGTCTGCAGCAGGAGCTGTACAACACCCAGGTGCTGTCGACCTGGTCCACCACCTACCGCGAATTCGTCACCACCCGCGTCATGAGCGGCGAGGATGCCTCGCTGATCAACGCCATGATGGCCTTCTGCCACACCAACCTGGCCCACAATCACCCCGACCGTTTCAGTCGCGAGGAGGTGGTGAACGCCTTTTATCTGCATCCGGAGATCGCCCTTGAACTGGTGCGGCTGTTCCGGGTCAGGTTCCAGCCGGGGCCGGAGGAGCGCGAAGCGCTCTACGGCGATGTTCTGGCAACCACCACCCGGGCGGTGGAGGAGTACAACACCGGCCACCGCTACCTGGACGAGATCCGCCGTTCGATTTACCGCTGCGCGCTGCTCTTCATCCGCCATACCCTGAAAACCAACTTCTTCGTACCGGCCAAGCAGGCCCTGGCCTTTCGGCTCGACCCGGCCTACCTGACCGAACTGGGCACGGAATTCACGGCCGATCTGCCCCCTGCGCTCCCCTTCCGGGTGACCTTCTTCTTCGGCCGCTTCGGCTGCGGCTATCACGTGGGCTTCTCCGACATCGCCCGGGGGGGCTGGCGCACCATCATCGCCCGCAGCCGCGACGACTACACCACCAGCGCCAACACGCTCTTCCGCGAAGTCTATGTCCTGGCCAACACCCAGCACCTCAAGAACAAGGACATTTACGAGGGGGGCTCCAAGATGGTGGTGGTGCTGGATGCCTCAGACCTGAAGGAGCGGGAGCGCGACCTGGAGACCTGGCGGTTGTACAAGCTGCAGTACGGCTTTGCCAACGCTTTTCTGGACCTGTTCGTCACCAGCGACGGCGTGGCCAGCGATCCGAACGTGGTGGACTACTACCGCGAGGACGAGCCGATCGAGATCGGCCCGGACGAGAACATGCACGACAGCATGGTGGAGACCATTGCCCGGCTGTCGGTCAAGCGCGGCTACCTGCTGGGAATCGGCATCATCTCCAGCAAGCGGGTCGGCATCAACCACAAGGAGTACGGCGTCACCTCGGCGGGGGTGACGGCCTTTGCCGAGATCACCATGCAGGCCCAGGGGATCGACATCCGCCGCGACCCGTTCTCGGTCAAGTTTACCGGCGGCCCCAACGGCGACGTGGCCGGCAATGGCATGCGCCTGCTTTTGGAACGCTGTCCGCAGGTCAGATTCAGTCTGATCGTGGACGGTACGGCGGCCCTGGTTGATCCGACCGGAGCCGACCATGACGAACTGCGCCGGATCGTACTGAAAAACGATCTGGACGCTTTTGATCCCAAGCGCCTGAACCCGGGCGGCTTCATGCTTCTCCGCAGCGGCCGCCGCATGGAAGGGCTGCGGGAACTGTACCGCCGGGTGGAGCGTACCGCCGACGGACTCAAAGAGGAATGGATCTCCCTGGACGAATTCTCGCGCCAGTATGGCGAACTCGTCTTCACGGTGCCGGCCGATCTGTTTATCCCTGCCGGCGGGCGGCCGGAAACCATTGACCGCGATAACTGGCAGCAGTTCTTCCTGCCCGACGGCCGCCCCTCGTCGGCGGTGATCGTGGAGGGGGCCAACTCCTTCATCACCCCCGAGGCGCGCTGCGAGCTCCAGCGCCGGGGAGTGGTGATCATGCGCGACGCCTCGGCCAACAAGTGCGGCGTGATCTCCTCCTCCTACGAGATCATCGCCAACCTGCTGCTGACGGAGCGGGAGTTCCTGGACCACAAGGAGCGCTATGTGGCCGACGTGCTCGAAATCCTGGCCAAGCGGGCCGAGGACGAGGCGCGCCTGATCCTGCGCCGCCGCCGGGAGCCGGACTGCACTCTGCTGTACACCGAGATCTCCGACGCCATCAGCCAGGAGATCAACGCGCTCTACGCGCGTCTGTTCAAGTTCTTCCAGGGGCATCCCGAGCTGTGCCTGCAGCCCCTGTTCCGGCAGGCGATCCTCAACCACCTGCCGCGGCTGCTGCGCGAGACGCCGGCCTACCGCCAGCGCATCAAGCGACTGCCGGCCAAATACCTCTTCGCCATCCTGGCGGCAGAGATAGCCTCTTCGATGGTGTACCAGGGCAATCGCGAAGACGATTTCGCCGACCTGATCAAGGGGCACCTGCGCCGGAACCTGGCGTAA
- a CDS encoding MFS transporter translates to MALWWLLFSLPLLRHVKQIHFCPPSPRPFREGLQRLAATLRRLRERRDAFLFLLAFFFFIDGVDTVTTMAVAYGIDIGLGTTTLILAILLIQVIAFPCSLLWGRLTTCFAVKPLLQGGIAIYGLITLIAFWLPALPSASARTSVFWLLSVLEASSMGGIQALSRSFFGRLIPAERSAEFFGFYNISGKFAAISGPFLVGAIGQHFGHSRYGVLSILILLGAGSLILAQVREQGLSPQHRSE, encoded by the coding sequence GTGGCCCTGTGGTGGCTGCTGTTCTCGCTGCCCCTGCTGCGCCACGTCAAGCAGATCCACTTCTGCCCACCCTCCCCCCGTCCATTCCGTGAGGGTCTGCAACGTCTCGCCGCCACCCTGCGCCGCCTGCGGGAGCGCCGCGACGCCTTTCTGTTCCTGCTGGCCTTCTTCTTTTTCATCGACGGCGTCGATACCGTCACCACCATGGCCGTGGCCTACGGGATCGATATCGGCCTGGGCACCACCACGCTGATCCTGGCCATCCTACTGATCCAGGTCATCGCCTTTCCCTGCTCCCTGTTATGGGGGAGACTGACGACCTGTTTCGCGGTCAAGCCGCTCCTGCAGGGGGGCATCGCCATCTATGGCCTGATCACTCTGATCGCCTTCTGGCTGCCGGCGCTGCCGTCGGCGTCGGCCCGAACCAGTGTGTTCTGGCTGCTCTCGGTGCTGGAGGCCAGCTCCATGGGGGGCATCCAGGCCTTGAGCCGCAGCTTCTTCGGACGGCTGATTCCGGCGGAACGCTCGGCCGAATTCTTCGGCTTCTACAACATCTCCGGCAAGTTCGCGGCCATCTCCGGTCCGTTTCTGGTCGGCGCCATCGGCCAGCACTTCGGGCATTCGCGCTACGGGGTACTCAGTATCCTGATACTGCTGGGGGCCGGCAGCCTGATCCTCGCGCAGGTCCGCGAGCAGGGCCTTTCTCCCCAGCACCGGTCTGAGTGA
- a CDS encoding amino acid ABC transporter permease, which translates to MDGFLNFQVILDNFTYFMIGRFPEGPLGGIGLTLYLAVVSCILSLFGGLILGLLSMAKSRLINYPVTLLINAVRGMPLLMVIFWMYFLLPALFGKVAETNTVIMALTIFTSAYMSQIVRAGIEGIPKGQTEAALSTGLKPWQAMVFIILPQGMRNMIPSFVNQFVSLIKDTSLAFIVGVSELTHVGTQINNRTMAYPTEIFIFIAVVYFILCYIFTTFSRWLEGRLAWRKAI; encoded by the coding sequence ATGGACGGTTTTCTCAACTTTCAGGTCATTCTCGACAACTTTACCTATTTCATGATCGGCCGTTTTCCGGAAGGGCCGCTGGGGGGCATCGGCCTGACGCTGTACCTGGCGGTGGTCTCCTGCATCCTGTCCCTGTTCGGCGGCCTGATCCTCGGACTGCTGAGCATGGCCAAAAGCAGGCTGATCAACTATCCGGTCACCCTCCTGATCAATGCGGTGCGCGGCATGCCGCTCCTGATGGTCATCTTTTGGATGTATTTCCTGCTGCCGGCGCTGTTCGGCAAGGTGGCCGAAACCAATACGGTGATCATGGCCCTGACCATCTTTACTTCGGCCTACATGTCCCAGATCGTGCGGGCCGGGATCGAGGGCATTCCCAAAGGGCAGACCGAGGCGGCTCTTTCCACCGGGCTGAAGCCGTGGCAGGCGATGGTGTTCATCATCCTGCCCCAGGGGATGCGCAACATGATCCCCTCCTTCGTGAACCAGTTCGTATCGCTGATCAAGGATACCTCGCTGGCCTTCATCGTCGGCGTTTCCGAGCTGACCCATGTCGGCACTCAGATCAACAACCGCACCATGGCCTATCCGACCGAGATCTTCATCTTCATCGCGGTGGTCTACTTCATCCTCTGCTATATCTTCACCACTTTCTCCCGCTGGCTGGAGGGGCGCCTGGCTTGGCGTAAGGCGATCTGA
- a CDS encoding VOC family protein, which translates to MNKQAKNTICLWYDGGAEDAARFYAETFPDSSVGAVLFAPGDFPSGKKGDVLTVEFTVMGIPCLGLNGGPEVKHNWAFSFQVATADQAETDRYWNAIVGNGGEENACGWCQDKWGVSWQITPIALTEAITDPDPAAAKRAFDAMMEMKKIDIAAIEAARRG; encoded by the coding sequence ATGAATAAGCAAGCAAAAAATACGATTTGCCTTTGGTACGATGGCGGCGCCGAGGACGCGGCGCGATTTTATGCCGAAACCTTTCCCGATTCATCCGTGGGCGCGGTGCTCTTCGCGCCGGGAGACTTTCCGTCCGGAAAAAAAGGAGATGTATTGACGGTCGAGTTTACGGTGATGGGAATTCCCTGCCTTGGGCTCAATGGCGGCCCCGAGGTCAAACACAACTGGGCATTCTCGTTTCAGGTCGCAACTGCTGACCAGGCTGAAACGGATCGTTACTGGAACGCCATCGTCGGCAATGGTGGCGAAGAGAACGCGTGCGGCTGGTGCCAGGACAAATGGGGCGTGTCATGGCAGATTACGCCGATCGCTCTGACCGAAGCGATAACCGATCCCGACCCCGCCGCTGCCAAACGTGCTTTCGATGCGATGATGGAGATGAAAAAGATCGACATTGCTGCAATAGAGGCGGCACGCCGCGGTTGA
- a CDS encoding S9 family peptidase produces MSRILLGVIGVLLRCSCLYAHESVKIPTIEKGIFSDSTVYLEATVHRPEGKGPFPLVVLNHGTAVGVDGRKTTYVWSKQSKFFVDRGYVVVIPMRKGYGKSEGRLINSDGCQNAHWYQTIQEDSLDVEKTIEFMKLQSYIRKDRIIVMGQSTGGTVSIATGAKNLPGIVGVINFAGGRGFTPQRTLCDSDGLIAAMGYFGESFIVPSLWIYTENDRFFPPAISKQMYSKFTEYAKNSKYILKPAFGEDGHAFFSKADPAQWEKDVDEFLGQLKREGAPRGAEPD; encoded by the coding sequence ATGAGCCGAATACTGCTCGGAGTAATAGGTGTACTGCTGCGGTGCTCATGCCTGTACGCACATGAATCCGTTAAAATCCCGACTATCGAAAAAGGCATATTCAGCGACTCGACGGTCTATCTGGAGGCTACGGTGCATCGGCCGGAAGGTAAGGGACCGTTCCCGCTGGTGGTGTTGAACCACGGGACAGCAGTTGGGGTAGATGGCCGGAAAACCACCTATGTCTGGAGCAAGCAGAGTAAGTTTTTTGTCGATCGCGGCTATGTCGTCGTGATTCCCATGCGTAAGGGATACGGAAAGTCGGAAGGGCGGTTGATCAATAGCGATGGCTGCCAAAACGCCCACTGGTATCAGACCATACAGGAAGATTCCCTGGATGTGGAAAAGACCATCGAGTTTATGAAACTCCAGTCGTATATACGGAAAGACAGAATCATCGTTATGGGGCAATCCACCGGAGGTACCGTATCAATCGCCACTGGCGCAAAAAACCTGCCGGGGATCGTTGGGGTAATCAACTTTGCCGGCGGGCGGGGCTTCACCCCCCAGAGGACGTTGTGCGATTCGGACGGGCTGATTGCCGCCATGGGATATTTCGGCGAAAGCTTTATAGTTCCCAGTCTCTGGATCTACACGGAAAATGACCGATTCTTCCCTCCGGCCATTTCAAAACAGATGTACTCAAAGTTTACAGAATATGCAAAGAACTCGAAATACATCCTTAAACCGGCATTCGGCGAGGACGGTCATGCGTTTTTCTCCAAAGCCGACCCTGCTCAATGGGAAAAGGATGTGGATGAGTTTCTAGGGCAATTGAAGCGAGAGGGAGCCCCAAGGGGGGCTGAGCCGGATTGA
- a CDS encoding amino acid ABC transporter ATP-binding protein → MIKFTGVNKWFKKLHVLNNIDLHVKQGEVVVVCGPSGSGKSTLIRTINQLEPIEQGSLVVDGMDLCDKKTDINKLRAEVGFVFQQFNLYPHLSTLSNITLAPMKIRKISRKEAEEQAMQLLERVGLANKRDSYPSQLSGGQQQRVAIARALAMKPRIMLFDEPTSALDPEMIGEVLAVMQDLAKSGMTMVCVTHEMGFAREVADRVVFMDHGVILEEAHPEEFFRNPQHDRAKQFLKQLLSPMH, encoded by the coding sequence ATGATCAAGTTTACGGGAGTCAACAAGTGGTTCAAAAAGCTGCACGTGCTCAACAATATCGATCTGCACGTCAAGCAGGGTGAGGTGGTGGTGGTCTGCGGGCCGTCCGGCTCGGGCAAGTCGACCCTGATCCGCACCATCAACCAGCTGGAGCCGATTGAGCAGGGGAGCTTGGTGGTGGACGGCATGGACCTGTGCGACAAGAAGACCGACATCAACAAGCTCAGGGCAGAGGTCGGCTTCGTGTTCCAGCAGTTCAACCTCTATCCGCACCTTTCGACGCTGAGCAACATCACCCTGGCGCCGATGAAGATCCGCAAGATCTCCAGGAAAGAGGCCGAGGAGCAGGCCATGCAACTGCTGGAGCGGGTCGGCCTGGCCAACAAGCGCGACTCGTACCCGTCGCAGCTTTCCGGCGGCCAGCAGCAGCGCGTGGCCATTGCCCGCGCCCTGGCCATGAAGCCGCGTATCATGCTGTTCGACGAACCGACTTCGGCCCTTGATCCGGAGATGATCGGCGAGGTGCTGGCGGTCATGCAGGACCTGGCCAAGAGCGGCATGACCATGGTCTGCGTGACGCATGAAATGGGCTTTGCCCGCGAGGTGGCGGACCGGGTGGTGTTCATGGATCACGGCGTGATTCTGGAAGAGGCGCATCCGGAGGAGTTTTTCCGTAATCCGCAGCATGATCGGGCGAAGCAATTCCTGAAACAGCTGCTATCGCCCATGCATTGA
- a CDS encoding amino acid ABC transporter permease has protein sequence MLSYQFDWSIVTSGKYFDWLVSGLVVTLQISAVGIVCSFLLGLLIAVMRMSHVRPVRWFAHAYLEFFRNTPLLVQIFFWYFGSYKVLPQVVNDWLTSTNFEFAAAVIALTIYTSAFIAEDIRSGVLSIPKEQLEAARSAGFSYLRSMQYIILPQAVRITVPPLVNQFLNLAKNSSLAMTIGVAELTYQARQVESYSFKGFEAFSAATLVYLVLSVVITALVHQYNVRVLNPHRA, from the coding sequence ATGCTTTCTTATCAATTCGACTGGTCGATCGTCACCTCCGGCAAGTATTTCGATTGGCTCGTCTCCGGACTGGTAGTGACCCTGCAGATTTCGGCGGTTGGCATCGTTTGCTCGTTCCTGCTCGGGCTTTTGATCGCTGTTATGCGCATGAGCCATGTGCGGCCGGTGCGCTGGTTCGCCCATGCCTATCTGGAGTTTTTCCGCAATACCCCGCTGCTGGTGCAAATCTTTTTCTGGTACTTCGGCTCGTACAAGGTGCTGCCGCAGGTGGTCAACGACTGGCTGACCAGCACCAATTTCGAGTTCGCCGCAGCGGTGATCGCCCTGACCATCTACACCTCGGCCTTCATCGCCGAAGACATCCGCTCCGGCGTGCTGTCGATCCCCAAGGAGCAGTTGGAGGCGGCCAGAAGCGCCGGGTTCTCCTATCTGCGTTCCATGCAGTACATCATCCTGCCGCAGGCGGTGCGAATCACGGTACCGCCGCTGGTCAACCAGTTCCTCAACCTGGCCAAGAACTCCTCTCTTGCCATGACCATCGGAGTGGCGGAACTGACCTACCAGGCCCGGCAGGTGGAGAGCTACAGCTTCAAGGGCTTCGAGGCCTTCAGTGCCGCCACCTTGGTCTACCTGGTGCTGTCGGTTGTTATCACCGCGCTGGTGCATCAGTACAATGTGAGGGTGCTGAACCCTCACCGAGCTTAA
- a CDS encoding DUF2277 domain-containing protein: MCRNIKTLFNFDPPATEEEIRASALQFVRKLSGFQTPSKANQAAFDLAVEQVRAAAQTLLNSLSTTAMPRDRETERARARAQAKRRFGGK; encoded by the coding sequence ATGTGCCGCAACATCAAAACCCTCTTCAACTTCGACCCGCCCGCAACCGAGGAGGAGATCCGTGCCTCTGCGCTTCAGTTCGTCCGCAAGCTGAGCGGCTTCCAGACACCTTCGAAAGCGAATCAAGCGGCCTTTGATCTGGCCGTCGAGCAGGTGAGAGCTGCCGCACAGACGCTGCTGAACTCGCTCTCCACCACGGCAATGCCGCGGGATCGAGAAACCGAGCGGGCCAGGGCTAGGGCTCAAGCGAAAAGACGTTTCGGCGGCAAATGA